GGCTGCTCGGCATCACGTTCCTCGAGATCTCCGCGATCGGCGCCGGCATCGAGATCGCCGCGCTGCTGGTCAAGAACCGCGCGCCGGGCATGACCATCGCGCGCATGCCGCTGTTCGCCTGGTCGATGCTCGTCACCGCGTTCATCATCATCTTTGCGTTCCCGACGCTCATCGTCGGCTCGATCCTCCTGGAGGTCGAGCGCAAGATCGGCGCCCCGTTCTACAACCCTGATCTCGGCGGCAACGAGATCCTCTGGCAGCACCTGTTCTGGTGGTTCGGCCACCCCGACGTCTACATCTGGCTCCTGCCGGGCGTGGGGATCATCTCGATGATCGTGCCCACGTTCACGCGCACGCCGCTGGTCGGCTACACGTGGGTCGTCGCGTCAACGGTCGTGTCCGGCGTGCTGTCCTTCGGCGTCTGGGTGCACCACATGTTCACCGTCGGGCTGCCGCTGCTGTCGATCAGCTTCTTCGGGGGTGCGTCGCTGGTGTTCGCCCTCCCCAGCGGCGTGCAGGTGTTCTCCTGGATCGCCACCATCTGGCGGGGCAGCATCCGCTGGGCCACCGCGATGCTGTTCGCCGTCGGGACGCTGCTCACTTTCACCTTCGGCGGCATCAGCGGGATCATGCTGGGTGTGGTGCCCTTCAACTGGCAGGCTCACGACACGCACTTCGTCGTCGCCCACTTCCACTACGTGCTCATCGGCGGCTCGGTCCTGCCCATGTTCGCCGGCGCGTACTACTGGTGGCCCAAGCTCACCGGGCGGATGCTGTCCGAGCACCTCGGACGATGGCATTTCTGGCTCTTCGTGATCGGGCTCAACCTCACGTTCTTCCCCCTCCACGTCCTCGGCTTCCTCGGCATGCCGCGGCGCGTCTACACCTACCTCGAGGGCCTCGGCTGGGGCCCGCTGAACCTCCTCGCGACCATCGGCGCGTTCCTCACCGCCGCGGGCGTCCTCGTGTTCCTCGTCAACGCCGTGGTGAGCCAGCGCCGGCCCGTCGCCGACCCCGATCCCTGGGGCGCGGGCACCCTGGAATGGGCGGGGCCGACGTTGCCGCCGTCGTACAACTTCGCCATCTCCCCCGTCGTGCGGTCGCGCTACCCGCTCTGGGAGCAGGAGTCGATCGAGGCCGACGACGAGCTGACGCGCCGGTGGACCGTGCCGCTGGCCGACCCGCTGGAGGACGAGCGCGAGATCCTCGTGACCTCCGAGATCGACGCGGAGCCCCAGACCGTCGCGATCCTGCCGCAGCAGTCGGTGTGGCCGCCGACGGTGGCGGTCACGCTCGCGGTGGCGCTGACCGGCGTCCTGGCCGACATCTACTGGATCGCCTCGCTCGGGCTCGTCGCGTCG
This region of Egibacteraceae bacterium genomic DNA includes:
- a CDS encoding cbb3-type cytochrome c oxidase subunit I: MTTTRVDVDRLQRLWDAPPTLLGWLTMVNHKTIGKRFLVTGAAFFVLGGIFALVMRVQLALPELEILDPQVYNELFTMHGVTMAFLFIVPVLEGFAIFILPLMVGARDLPFPRLTAFGYWVYLLAGVFIFSSVFVGAVPDGGWYAYVPFTGPEFTPGLSMDFWLLGITFLEISAIGAGIEIAALLVKNRAPGMTIARMPLFAWSMLVTAFIIIFAFPTLIVGSILLEVERKIGAPFYNPDLGGNEILWQHLFWWFGHPDVYIWLLPGVGIISMIVPTFTRTPLVGYTWVVASTVVSGVLSFGVWVHHMFTVGLPLLSISFFGGASLVFALPSGVQVFSWIATIWRGSIRWATAMLFAVGTLLTFTFGGISGIMLGVVPFNWQAHDTHFVVAHFHYVLIGGSVLPMFAGAYYWWPKLTGRMLSEHLGRWHFWLFVIGLNLTFFPLHVLGFLGMPRRVYTYLEGLGWGPLNLLATIGAFLTAAGVLVFLVNAVVSQRRPVADPDPWGAGTLEWAGPTLPPSYNFAISPVVRSRYPLWEQESIEADDELTRRWTVPLADPLEDEREILVTSEIDAEPQTVAILPQQSVWPPTVAVTLAVALTGVLADIYWIASLGLVASVAGAVAWAWSRKDFAAITYPQSPMARQTGGLSDER